A genomic window from Streptomyces sp. HUAS YS2 includes:
- a CDS encoding UDP-N-acetylmuramate dehydrogenase, whose amino-acid sequence MQELHDAPLAPLTTFRLGGPARRLVTATTDDEVVAAVREADETGTPLLIIGGGSNLVIGDKGFDGTALRIATEGFALDGTRLELAAGEVWTDAVARSVEAGLAGIECLAGIPGSAGATPIQNVGAYGQEVSATITEVVAYDRRAGETVTLTNAECAFSYRHSRFKEHPDRYVVLRVRFALEDAGGLSAPVKYPETARVLGVEAGDRVALTTARETVLKLRAGKGMVLDPADHDTWSAGSFFTNPILAREQYEDFLGRVHDRLGPEVAPPAFPAGEDGERIKTSAAWLIDKAGFTKGYGSGPARISTKHTLALTNRGEATTEDLLALAREVVAGVRDAFGVTLVNEPVTVGVEL is encoded by the coding sequence GTGCAGGAACTCCACGACGCTCCCCTCGCCCCCCTGACCACCTTCCGGCTCGGCGGCCCCGCCCGGCGGCTCGTCACGGCGACCACCGACGACGAGGTCGTCGCCGCGGTCCGCGAGGCCGACGAGACCGGCACTCCGCTGCTGATCATCGGCGGTGGCTCCAACCTGGTCATCGGCGACAAGGGCTTCGACGGGACCGCCCTGCGCATCGCCACCGAGGGCTTCGCCCTGGACGGCACGCGCCTGGAGCTGGCGGCCGGCGAGGTCTGGACGGACGCGGTCGCGCGCAGCGTCGAGGCCGGGCTCGCGGGCATCGAGTGCCTCGCCGGCATCCCCGGCTCCGCGGGCGCCACCCCGATCCAGAACGTGGGGGCGTACGGCCAGGAGGTCTCCGCCACCATCACCGAGGTCGTCGCGTACGACCGCCGGGCGGGGGAGACGGTCACGCTCACCAACGCCGAGTGCGCCTTCTCGTACCGGCACAGCCGCTTCAAGGAGCACCCGGACCGTTATGTGGTGCTCCGGGTCCGCTTCGCGCTGGAGGACGCCGGCGGGCTCTCCGCGCCGGTCAAGTACCCGGAGACCGCCCGTGTGCTCGGCGTCGAGGCCGGCGACCGGGTGGCGCTGACGACGGCCCGTGAGACGGTCCTGAAGCTGCGCGCGGGCAAGGGAATGGTCCTGGACCCGGCGGATCACGACACCTGGTCGGCCGGCTCGTTCTTCACCAACCCGATCCTCGCCCGGGAGCAGTACGAGGACTTCCTCGGCCGGGTGCACGACCGGCTCGGCCCCGAGGTCGCCCCGCCCGCCTTCCCCGCCGGCGAGGACGGCGAGCGGATCAAGACCTCCGCCGCCTGGCTGATCGACAAGGCCGGCTTCACCAAGGGGTACGGCTCCGGCCCCGCCCGCATCTCCACCAAGCACACCCTCGCCCTCACCAACCGCGGCGAGGCCACCACCGAGGACCTGCTGGCGCTCGCCCGCGAGGTGGTCGCCGGGGTGCGGGACGCCTTCGGGGTCACGCTGGTCAACGAGCCGGTGACGGTCGGCGTCGAGCTCTGA